Proteins encoded within one genomic window of Mya arenaria isolate MELC-2E11 chromosome 13, ASM2691426v1:
- the LOC128213752 gene encoding putative 3-phosphoinositide-dependent protein kinase 2 has product MSRKTGDKASVDAITTKLKQCATDLRTAESEPSMESDQNNGSFRYHIKRGKSAKLHKKLPSILKKKDKVEYYLVPIGSYMQSPQKTSPKWVDIASIIDQGIASHRNLNSNPSSKPDIRTTLSLGTLTSVLAKMHMYSVLPVSGHMTSLQTLLEKNAQTRQFAETHAKFVCVNLALALQFLHEKGVVHGSLRPRKVIFNNKGYPFLTGLGTADFHKQRPSRPRELLELAYTPSELLYDEIAEPHSDIFPMGCLVYAMIFGTPPHQGPDLAATRRNILSKTYLPPFAPDTISGPGHRFILRCIRRDEDRRFSLLRMDGPLSDYSSWFTGVPEEKLYRQTLPSPILPVIRALHTTPGEQETK; this is encoded by the exons ATGTCGCGAAAGACCGGTGACAAAGCGTCTGTAGACGCAATCACGACCAAACTTAAACAGTGCGCCACTGATCTGAGAACGGCCGAGTCAGAACCAAGTATGGAATCAGATCAGAATAATGGAAGCTTCCGGTATCATATAAAAAGGGGTAAATCGGCTAAACTTCATAAAAAGTTACCATCAATTTTGAAGAAGAAGGACAAAGTTGAGTACTATCTCGTGCCTATCGGAAGTTACATGCAGAGTCCACAAAAGACGTCACCGAAATGGGTTGATATTGCTTCCATCATCGATCAAGGGATCGCCAGCCACAGG AATCTTAATTCCAACCCGTCCTCGAAGCCTGACATTAGGACAACGTTGAGTTTGGG GACGCTGACATCTGTACTGGCCAAGATGCACATGTACTCGGTACTTCCCGTTTCCGGTCATATGACTAGCCTGCAGACGCTCCTGGAGAAGAATGCACAGAC ACGACAGTTTGCTGAGACGCATGCGAAGTTCGTCTGCGTGAACCTGGCGCTGGCTTTACAGTTCCTGCACGAGAAGGGCGTGGTACACGGCTCCCTGCGCCCCCGCAAGGTCATCTTCAACAACAAGGGATATCCCTTCCTG ACGGGCCTGGGTACGGCGGACTTCCACAAGCAGCGACCGAGCCGCCCTCGAGAGCTGCTAGAGCTGGCCTACACGCCGTCGGAATTGCTGTATGACGAAATCGCGGAGCCTCATTCTGACATTTTCCCAATGGGCTGCCTCGTGTATGCCATGATCTTTGGCAC GCCACCTCACCAGGGTCCGGACCTGGCGGCGACCCGGCGGAATATTCTTTCGAAGACCTACTTGCCGCCCTTTGCTCCTGACACTATCTCCGGTCCCGGCCACCGCTTCATTCTTCGGTGCATTCG GAGGGATGAGGACCGGCGGTTCAGCCTACTCCGAATGGACGGGCCTCTCTCCGACTATTCTTC GTGGTTTACCGGCGTTCCAGAGGAGAAACTGTACCGCCAGACGCTGCCGTCACCTATACTTCCGGTCATCCGGGCTCTACACACTACGCCCGGTGAACAGGAAACCAAATAA